A genomic region of Raphanus sativus cultivar WK10039 chromosome 6, ASM80110v3, whole genome shotgun sequence contains the following coding sequences:
- the LOC108810397 gene encoding transcription factor MYB101, whose protein sequence is MDGGGETRVTEAKVRGMKKGPWTATEDAILTEYVRKHGEGNWNAVQKNSGLFRCGKSCRLRWANHLRPNLKKGSFSPEEEKMIIELHARLGNKWARMASQLPGRTDNEIKNYWNTRMKRRQRDGLPLYPQETQHQGVGNDDDDQFEFNSFQFQNQDHGNHQNMLQYTNSSNTPSSSSSFSSSSSQPSKRLCVDPLISSNPGLNQIPESPMNFPMFSYYSNSLENNHSLENDNNNQFIKYSSSSSNEFCNPNQVLELPSENSDTNNTNRKDTDAMSYSSLLMGDHETKPSCFPFGLDNTLLELPSSKTPTHWFTSNTLLDDGVHLDPPAGNSGLLDAVLEESQALSRRGNFNDSTVSSGGLGEDQDKRVKMDWENRLINHNPSHLSSFETYPDYKRYNEPTMEKEIVDDDDDILTSLLNNFPSTTPLPDDWYGTKDIQTEVPPHGNHHDNNKVEPHKAQPSPSTVDHMASLGSCNWDIMPRIF, encoded by the exons ATGGACGGTGGTGGAGAGACGAGGGTGACGGAGGCGAAGGTGAGAGGGATGAAGAAAGGACCATGGACAGCGACGGAGGATGCGATCTTGACGGAGTACGTGAGGAAACATGGGGAAGGTAACTGGAACGCCGTGCAGAAGAACTCAGGCTTGTTCCGGTGTGGGAAAAGCTGCCGTCTACGGTGGGCGAACCATCTCCGACCAAATCTGAAGAAAGGATCTTTTAGTCCTGAGGAAGAGAAGATGATCATCGAGCTTCATGCTAGGTTGGGAAACAAATGGGCTCGCATGGCTTCTCag TTGCCTGGACGAACAGACAACGAGATCAAAAACTATTGGAACACAAGGATGAAGAGAAGACAACGAGATGGTTTGCCTCTATACCCTCAAGAGACTCAGCATCAAGGGGTTGGtaacgatgatgatgatcagtTTGAGTTTAATTCCTTTCAATTCCAAAACCAAGACCATGGTAATCACCAAAACATGTTACAATACACTAATTCTTCTAATACTCCATCATCCTcgtcctctttctcttcttcgtcttctcaaCCTTCAAAAAGACTGTGCGTAGACCCCTTAATCTCTTCTAATCCTGGCCTAAACCAGATCCCCGAATCTCCCATGAATTTTCCAATGTTCTCTTATTACAGCAATAGCCTTGAGAATAACCATAGCCTTGAGAATGACAACAACAACCAGTTTATAAAATACTCATCCTCTTCGTCCAATGAGTTTTGCAACCCAAACCAAGTTCTCGAGCTACCGTCTGAGAATTCGGACACAAACAATACTAATAGGAAAGACACTGATGCTATGAGTTATAGTTCATTGCTTATGGGAGATCATGAGACGAAACCGAGTTGTTTCCCTTTTGGACTAGACAATACCCTCTTAGAGCTGCCTTCATCCAAAACACCGACCCATTGGTTCACTTCGAATACTTTACTTGACGATGGTGTCCATCTTGATCCACCTGCGGGTAACAGTGGATTGCTTGACGCTGTCTTGGAGGAGTCTCAAGCCTTGTCTCGACGTGGAAACTTCAATGACTCTACAGTTTCTTCGGGTGGTCTTGGTGAGGATCAAGACAAGAGAGTGAAAATGGATTGGGAGAATCGGTTGATAAACCATAATCCTTCTCATCTATCATCATTCG AAACATACCCTGATTACAAGAGATACAATGAGCCAACGATGGAGAAGGAAATAgtggatgatgatgacgacATATTGACGAGCCTTCTCAACAACTTCCCTTCGACCACACCATTGCCTGATGATTGGTACGGGACGAAAGATATCCAAACGGAAGTCCCACCGCACGGAAACCATCATGATAACAACAAGGTGGAACCACACAAGGCGCAGCCTTCGCCCAGTACTGTAGATCATATGGCCTCCTTGGGTTCATGCAACTGGGACATCATGCCTAGAATCTTTTAA
- the LOC108811286 gene encoding LOW QUALITY PROTEIN: uncharacterized protein LOC108811286 (The sequence of the model RefSeq protein was modified relative to this genomic sequence to represent the inferred CDS: inserted 2 bases in 1 codon) produces the protein MIGALVSSFSSSIFLSSSLGKSSSALSRSSVPAFSRLSVRSMAGSAFKKIQIQRDDTYEGVWRLETFDAYVVGKDDAPGIVVIQEWWGIEVEIKNHAIKISQLDPGFKALIPDLYRGKVGLDAAEAKHLMDGLDWPGAVKDISASVNWLKSNGSKKVGVTGMCMGGAXLIPEVDAVVGFYGTPSSELADPAHAKAPVQAHFGELDHIVGFSDVTAAKNLEEKLKASGVAHEVHIYSGNGHAFLNRSPEGVSRRKSLGDSDDDEAAVELAWSRFNSWMKRYLV, from the exons ATGATAGGAGCACTCGTGTCATCATTTTCATCTTCCATATTCTTATCTTCTTCACTCGGCAAGTCTTCTTCTGCGCTCTCTAGATCCTCGGTTCCTGCGTTTTCTCGCTTATCAGTCCGATCAATGGCCGGTTCCGCTTTCAAGAAAATACAAATCCAGAGAGATGACACT TACGAAGGAGTTTGGAGGCTTGAG ACGTTCGATGCGTATGTGGTTGGTAAAGATGATGCGCCCGGGATTGTTGTGATTCAAGAATGGTGGGGTATTGAAGTTGAGATAAAGAACCACGCTATTAAAATCTCACAGCTTGACCCTGGTTTCAAAGCCCTTATACCTGA CTTGTATCGAGGAAAGGTTGGTCTTGATGCGGCAGAGGCAAAGCATTTAATGGATGGCCTTGACTGGCCAGGTGCCGTCAAAGATATCAGCGCTTCTGTTAACTGGCTTAAATCTAATGGATCCAAAAAG GTTGGTGTGACTGGAATGTGTATGGGAGGTGC CTTGATTCCAGAGGTTGATGCTGTTGTTGGATTCTATGGAACTCCTTCCTCTGAGCTTGCGGATCCAGCACATGCCAAGGCTCCTGTTCAGGCCCATTTTGGAGAGCTTGACCATATTGTTGGTTTCTCTGATGTCACG GCAGCGAAGAATCTCGAAGAGAAGCTGAAAGCATCGGGAGTAGCACACGAGGTTCACATTTACTCGGGGAACGGGCACGCGTTCTTGAACAGGAGCCCGGAAGGAGTGAGCAGAAGGAAGAGTTTGGGAGATTCTGATGATGACGAAGCTGCGGTGGAGCTTGCTTGGTCTCGTTTCAACTCTTGGATGAAACGTTACTTGGTTTGA
- the LOC108807089 gene encoding mitogen-activated protein kinase kinase kinase 17 — MEWTRGRILGRGSTATVYAATRRDSNEILAVKSSELHRSEFLQREAKILSSLSSPYVIGYRGSETRREPNGVVTYNLLMERAPYGTLADAAAKNGGRLEEAAIAKYTREMLRGLEYVHSRGVAHCDVKGSNVVVGEKGEAKLVDFGCSKRVEVESGAVVGTPAFMAPEVARGERQGRESDIWAVGCTVIEMATGSPPWTEGSPVSVLYRVGYSGEAPELPELLTEEAKDFLEKCLKREPKERWTATQLLNHPFLITKPKAEPVSGLVSCSPTSVTDQTFWRSVEEEAEEEGETEELQEDTRYLDRLNLWACHSERIGRLRCVGGLDGSRLDMEGGGWITVRVSCEGTMIGGSHEEYLLGGIVN, encoded by the coding sequence ATGGAATGGACTAGAGGAAGAATCCTAGGCCGTGGCTCAACAGCCACCGTCTACGCCGCAACACGTCGCGACTCAAACGAAATCCTCGCCGTCAAATCCTCCGAGCTTCACCGGTCAGAGTTCTTGCAAAGAGAAGCCAAGATCCTCTCGTCGTTGAGCTCTCCCTACGTGATCGGATACAGAGGATCAGAAACCAGGAGAGAGCCAAACGGCGTCGTCACGTACAACCTTCTGATGGAGCGCGCGCCGTACGGTACGCTGGCCGACGCGGCGGCGAAAAACGGAGGAAGGCTCGAGGAAGCTGCGATCGCGAAGTACACGCGGGAGATGCTGCGAGGGCTTGAGTATGTTCACTCGCGGGGAGTCGCGCATTGCGATGTTAAGGGGAGCAACGTGGTCGTCGGGGAGAAGGGCGAGGCCAAGCTTGTTGATTTCGGGTGTTCGAAACGGGTGGAGGTTGAGTCGGGGGCGGTGGTGGGAACGCCGGCGTTTATGGCTCCGGAGGTGGCGCGTGGGGAGAGACAGGGGAGGGAGAGTGATATATGGGCGGTTGGATGTACGGTGATTGAGATGGCCACTGGGTCTCCGCCGTGGACGGAGGGGAGtccggtttcggttctttatcGGGTCGGGTATTCGGGTGAGGCTCCGGAGCTTCCGGAGTTGCTCACGGAGGAAGCGAAGGACTTCTTGGAGAAGTGTTTGAAGAGAGAACCGAAAGAGAGATGGACGGCGACGCAACTCCTAAACCATCCGTTTTTGATAACTAAACCGAAGGCTGAACCGGTTTCCGGTTTGGTTTCGTGCTCACCGACAAGTGTGACAGATCAAACGTTCTGGAGATCAGTggaggaagaagcagaagaagaaggagaaacaGAGGAATTACAGGAGGATACGAGATATCTTGACCGTTTAAACTTGTGGGCTTGTCATTCGGAGAGAATCGGACGGTTGAGATGTGTTGGTGGGTTGGATGGGTCCAGATTGGATATGGAAGGTGGGGGCTGGATCACGGTGAGGGTGAGTTGTGAAGGAACAATGATTGGTGGGTCACATGAGGAATATTTACTGGGGGGGATTGTAAATTGA
- the LOC108813736 gene encoding membrane metalloprotease ARASP, chloroplastic, protein MLLNISSPPISHRNNNPHFLSTLNHLPPRSKTHLSKSHLSPNLSPFPTQTLRNRPSSFRHNRFFPHGQEERLGLTPRALPGGIDLGSFESVLEATAVLTAIIVVHESGHFLAATLQGIHVSKFAIGFGPILAKFDFKNVEYSLRAFPLGGFVGFPDNDPDSEIATDDKNLLKNRPVLDRSIVVSAGIIANVVFAYVIIFVQVLSVGLPVQEAFPGVLVPEVKTFSAASRDGLLSGDVILSVDGAELSKTGPDAVSKVVDIVKRSPESDVLFRIARGNRDLVVRVRPDKNFDGTGKIGVQLSPNVRITKVRPRNVGETFRFVGKEFMGLSSNVVDGLKQTFFNFSQTASKVAGPVAIIAVGAEVARSNADGLYQFAALLNINLAVINLLPLPALDGGTLALILLEAVRGGRKLPVEVEQGIMSSGIMLVIFLGLFLIVKDTLSLDFIQEML, encoded by the coding sequence atgcTATTAAACATCTCGTCTCCCCCAATCTCTCACCGTAATAACAACCCTCACTTCCTCTCCACTCTCAACCACCTCCCTCCCCGATCCAAAACCCACCTCTCAAAATCCCACCTTTCCCCCAACCTCTCCCCTTTCCCGACCCAAACCCTCAGAAACAGACCATCATCCTTCCGACACAACCGCTTCTTCCCACATGGACAAGAAGAACGGCTCGGTCTCACACCAAGAGCTCTCCCCGGCGGGATCGACCTGGGAAGCTTCGAATCCGTCCTAGAAGCCACAGCCGTCCTCACCGCCATCATCGTCGTCCACGAGTCCGGCCACTTCCTCGCGGCCACTCTCCAAGGGATCCACGTCAGCAAGTTCGCCATCGGGTTCGGTCCGATCCTCGCCAAGTTCGATTTCAAGAACGTCGAGTATTCCCTCAGGGCGTTCCCTCTCGGTGGTTTCGTTGGTTTCCCCGACAACGATCCCGACAGCGAGATCGCAACCGACGATAAGAACTTGCTCAAGAACAGACCGGTTTTAGATAGATCGATTGTAGTTTCCGCTGGAATCATAGCTAATGTGGTTTTCGCTTACGTTATAATCTTTGTGCAAGTCTTGTCTGTTGGTTTGCCTGTTCAAGAAGCGTTCCCTGGTGTTCTCGTCCCCGAAGTTAAGACCTTTTCCGCTGCTTCTCGTGATGGGTTGCTCTCTGGCGATGTGATACTCTCTGTGGATGGGGCTGAGCTCTCTAAAACTGGACCTGACGCTGTCTCTAAGGTTGTTGATATTGTTAAAAGAAGCCCCGAGAGTGATGTGTTGTTTAGGATCGCGAGAGGGAATCGAGATTTGGTTGTTCGGGTTAGACCGGATAAGAACTTTGATGGGACGGGGAAGATCGGTGTTCAGTTGTCTCCCAACGTTAGAATCACCAAGGTGAGACCGAGGAACGTTGGTGAAACGTTTAGGTTCGTTGGGAAGGAGTTTATGGGGCTGTCTTCTAATGTAGTGGACGGTCTGAAGCAGACGTTCTTCAACTTCTCTCAGACGGCGAGTAAAGTAGCTGGTCCCGTGGCGATCATCGCAGTGGGAGCGGAAGTGGCGAGGTCGAACGCCGACGGGCTTTACCAGTTCGCAGCGTTGCTGAATATCAACCTGGCGGTGATCAATCTCTTGCCGTTGCCTGCGCTCGACGGTGGAACGTTGGCGTTGATACTGTTGGAAGCGGTTAGAGGAGGGAGGAAGCTTCCTGTGGAGGTGGAACAAGGGATCATGTCTTCAGGGATCATGCTTGTGATATTCCTTGGATTGTTTCTCATTGTCAAGGACACACTTAGCCTTGATTTCATTCAAGAAATGTTGTAG
- the LOC108809172 gene encoding F-box protein DOR, whose translation MNLRRHKVSESTPTTRRRRSSSLLTSDELLLNIPIDLVIEIFSRLPLKSIARCRCVSNRWASVLRRPDFTELFFAKSLTRPKLLFACRKQDKKEVVFFSTPQPQNLGEDASLLLASSNDDHVSFSFESVGDICISVNGYFCISDEGMKSSSEVVLVICNPSTGQSFTLPKLETRKGAEMRRFLGYDPVEKQYKLLSVTILDDDNSVVDHQVLTLGTGNMTWRLVECDL comes from the coding sequence atGAATTTACGGCGGCACAAGGTCTCGGAGTCTACTCCAACCACCCGTCGCCGTCGAAGCAGCTCGCTACTTACTTCCGACGAATTACTACTGAACATCCCAATCGATCTCGTCATCGAGATATTCTCGAGGCTGCCACTGAAGTCCATCGCGAGATGCCGCTGCGTATCGAACCGGTGGGCCTCCGTACTCCGCCGTCCCGATTTCACGGAGCTCTTCTTCGCCAAATCTCTTACTCGCCCTAAGCTATTGTTCGCCTGCCGTAAACAGGATAAGAAGGAGGTGGTCTTCTTCTCCACACCTCAGCCTCAAAATCTGGGTGAGGATGCGTCTCTCCTTCTAGCCTCCTCCAATGATGATCATGTGAGTTTCTCCTTTGAGAGCGTCGGTGATATATGTATCTCTGTCAATGGATATTTCTGTATAAGCGATGAGGGAATGAAAAGCAGCAGTGAGGTTGTGTTGGTGATATGTAACCCTAGCACAGGACAATCTTTTACTTTACCCAAACTGGAGACAAGGAAGGGGGCTGAAATGAGAAGGTTTTTGGGGTATGATCCAGTCGAGAAACAATACAAGCTGTTGTCAGTGACCATACTAGATGATGATAACAGTGTTGTGGACCATCAGGTTCTAACGCTAGGGACTGGGAACATGACGTGGAGATTGGTTGAATGTGACTTGTAA